The DNA sequence ACTGCCAAGGAAAGGACTGAAAGAAGATAGAGGCAAAGCCCAACATGCTTACCTATGGAAGATGCATTATATTCTTCTTTTTCCTCTTTGCTCATCATATTATAACCCGCAATCAAAAAATAGAATTTAAACCTATGAATTAAAATACCGAAAACCGCAAGCCCTGCTGCAATTATATAAAAAGCTATCATTCCTCCCTCCAAAAATTAACATTGTGTTGACTTGTAAATTATAGCATGACAGGTTCTTATTGTAAACTATAAGCCGGCATTAAAAAATCCTTGCGCGCTTAGCGCCCCTTGAGATTTTTTCAATTCGATTTTATCTTGAATCATCCTCATCGTGCTATTTACTTTTTTAGGTCTTTATGATAAAATTCAAAATTGAGTGCCTGCGGATAAACCCGCAAATGAGTTAAACCTTAATTTACTTTTATGGAGCGTTTTATGAGTAAAAAAGACAAGCCTAAAAAAATCTTGTATGCAGTCGATTATAAGCCTAAAAGAAAAAGCCCCTTTCTTTTGGAATTTGCCAACCATCTAAACCGGACAAAACCCGGTTCAAAACGGTCAATTACATACGACGACCCCGAATACTATGTTATGGAAAACATCGTTACCGACGAAATGGCAAAGGTCGGTATGTTTTTAAAAATCAGAACACCTCTAAGTGCTCAAGATATATCTCCCCTATGCGGAAAAACCGTAGAGGAAACCGAGAAGATTCTTTGGGATTTGGCCTATGTAGGCTGCTGTATTACAAATACCATTGACGGAGTAAATAAGTACTGGACCGAAATATGGGTTCCCGGTATTATGGAAATGATAAACAACAACAAGGAGCTGACTGAAAAGCATCCCGAAATAACCATAGCCTTCGATGCCTACGGAAAAAAGAAAGGAGAAATAGCTCCCGGTATCTTGCCCATGGGTGTTTCCCCGATGAGGGTTATTCCCATCGAAAGTGCAATCGAAAGCGATACCCATCATGCAAGCTATGAGGAAATTTCTCATTACCTAAACCAGCACACGATTTTCAGTGTTTCCGATTGCTCTTGCCGAACGGTGCGCGAAAAGATGGGAGAAGGCTGCGGCCACCTCAAAGAAGATATGTGTATCCAGATGGGACATGGAGCCGAGTATTATATCAAAACCGGAAGGGCTAGGCAGATTACGCGTGAAGAAGCCTTTGAAATTATAAAAAAAGCGGAAGAAAACGGGCTCATGCACGATATTCCGAACCTCGATGGAGAGGGCAAAACTCATGCTATCTGTAACTGCTGCGGATGCGGCTGTCTTGCTATCCGAAATGCAATTATGTACAGAAACACGGATTTTTCCCGTTCAAATTATATTTCCGTAATTGACGAAGAAAAATGTGTTGCCTGCGGCGAATGTGTAGAGCATTGCCCTTCAAATGCCCTAAGGCTGGGACAAAAAATCTGCTCTTCAAAACCGATCCCCGAAGAAAAAACCGTAAAAACTCCCAGAGACCACCGATGGGGGCCTGAAGACTGGAATCCCGATTACCGCACAAACAGACAGGTTGTAGTAAAAACGGGAACCAGCCCCTGTAAGGCAAACTGCCCTGCCCATATAGGCGTTCAAGGTTATATCAAACTTGCGGCTCAGGGAAAATACAGGGAAGCCTTGGAGCTTATAAAACTTGAAAATCCCTTTCCGGCAGTCTGCGGTCATGTATGTCCCCGTTATTGCGAGCAGGGCTGCTCAAGGCTGGGGCTTGATGAAGCCGTTGCCGTCGACGATATAAAAAAATTTATAGCAGAGCAGGATCTTAATTCCGAGCACCGCTATGTTCCTAAAAAGAAAAGAGACTATCACGATAAAAAAATCGCCGTTATAGGAGGCGGCCCCGCAGGTCTTTCCTGTGCCTATTATCTTGCAATAGATAATTATGATGTAACCGTCTTCGAAAAAGAAAAATCCTTGGGCGGAATGTTAAAATTCGGTATTCCTTCATTTAGGCTCGAAAAAAATGTTCTTGATTCCGAAATAGATGTTTTAAAAGAACTGGGCGTAAACTTTAAAACCGGAGTCGAGGTAGGAAAAGATGTAAGCCTCGATGAACTTAGAACTCAGGGCTTTAAGGCCTTTTACCTTGCAATCGGGGCTCAAAAGGGAAGGCTTTTGGGCATTGAAGGCGAAGATGCTTCAGGCGTAATTACCGGTGTGGACTTTTTAAGAGAAGAAAACTTAAATGAAAGCAAAAGCCTTTCAGGGAAGGTAATCGTTATCGGGGGCGGAAACGTCGCCATTGATGTAGCCCGAATGGCAGTCCGTGCAGGCGGTGAAGAAGTTTCCATGTTCTGTCTTGAAAAAAGAGAAGAAATGCCGGCCCTTCCTGAAGAAATCCGTGAAGCCGAAGAAGAAGGCATAAAAATTACAAACTCATGGGGCCCCAAACGCATTCTTGTTACGGACGGAAAAGTGAGCGGAGTCGAATTTAAAAAATGCGTTTCCGTTTTTGATAAGGACGGAAGGTTCAGCCCAAGCTATGACGAAAACGATACTATGACTGTAGAATGTAGTTTCGTTATAACCTCTGTAGGTCAGGCCATAGATTTAGGTTCTATCTTGGAAGGTTCCGCTTGCGAAATAAACAGAAATCAAACCGTAAAGGCTGACTCCATCACCTACCAAAGTGCTCAAAAAGATATCTTTGTAGGAGGCGATGTATTGACAGGCCCTAAATTTGCCATAGATGCCATTGCCCAAGGAAAAGAAGGAGCTATCTCGATTCACCGCTTTGTACATCCGGGGCAAAGTTTGGTTATGGGAAGAACAAGGCGGGATTATAAACCCCTCGACCGTGAAAATTTGGAGCTTGCAGGTTTTGACAGACTGCCCCGCCAAAGAGCGGAAGAACCTTCCGGCGAAGAAGGAAAAAAGACATTTAGGGATTTACGCAAAACATTAACCGAAGAACAGGTAAAGGCTGAAACCGAGCGCTGCTTAAAATGCGGAGTCGTAAAGGTTGACGAATACATGTGCATAGGCTGCGGAATGTGTACGACCCGCTGCCGTTTCGGAGCTATCAGCTTAAAGCGTGTTTATGATGCTCACCCAAGCACCCTCGAAAAGCTTAAGGGCGTTGTTATAAGAAACATGGTAAAGAGGGAAGGCAAGATTTTGTTTAACAAGATTTTTAGGCCTTCTCCCAAGCACAAATAAAAAACCGGATTTAAGTTTATGCACGAATTAAGTTTGGTCATGGAAGTTGTGCGCCGGGTTGATGCAATCGCTAAGTCCAATAATGTCAGCGAGGTCGACACAATAGTTTTACAGATCGGCGAAATTGCAACCGTTGTGCCTCATTTTGTTCAAGCCTGCTATCCTGCTGCCATAGACGGAACATGGATGGCAGACACAAAGCTTAAAATCGAAATGGTAAAGGCTTCAGTCCGCTGCAATAATTGTAACCGAGTTTTTGACCCGATAGGATATCACGGCGTATGCCCGTCCTGCTCTTGTGATGAACATGAGATTCTTACGGGCCGGGAATTTGTAATAAAAGAAATTGTGTGTTATTAAATTTTTATTTTTTAAAAGGAAATTATGATGAAAGATTTTAAGATTATCGAAATTAAAGAAGGCGTTTACGAAACAAATAATGCCCATGCAGAAAAGCTGCGTAAAAAGTTAAAAGAAGAAAAAAAGTTTCTTTTAAATTTGATGTCATCTCCCGGTTCGGGAAAAACGACCTTGCTGAAAGCAAGCATCGAGGCTCTAAAAAAAGATTTTAGAATCGGGGTTATGGAAGCCGACATTGATTCGGCCGTAGATGCCGAAACCATTTCACAAACAGGAGCAAAGGTAATTCAGCTCCATACGGGCGGAATGTGTCACTTGGATGCCGATATGACGGAACAAGGTTTGGAAGCATTGGGAATTAAAGACCTTGATCTTATCTTCCTTGAAAATGTCGGTAACTTAATTTGCCCCGCAGAATTCGATACGGGAGCCTTAAAGAATGTGATGATTTTAAGCGTTCCCGAAGGAGACGATAAGCCCTTAAAATATCCTCTAATGTTTCAAGTTTGCGATGTTCTTTTAATTACAAAAATAGATGCTTCAAGTTTTTTTAATTTTAGTCTTGAAAAATGTACCGAATACATAAAAAAGCTCAATCCCAATATAAAGATTTTCCCCGTTTCCGCCTTAAAAGGGGACGGAATGGAAGCATGGATTGAATGGCTGCGCTCTGCCGTAAAAGAGCTTTGAGTTGATAAGCATTTTCTTTTGAAACTTTTTGCGCTTATTGTACTTTATATCTATAGTTACCGATAGGAGATACGATAAACAGCTCAGCAGGAATTCTGCCTCACTGTTTATCGGTATAGGAGAAATGAAAGTGAAATATATTAAAATCATTATGTTCGTGTTGATTGCCGGTCTTGCTTTGACGGCATGTGCTCCAAAAGCCGATGTCTTTGTTCAAGCATCGGGAGATGTTGTTGTAACCTTGGATATTCAAACAGGAAAAACAATAGATGCCCTCCTCGAAAATGCGGCTCAGTTTACCGAAGAGGAAAAGGCAAAAAGCCCCTCTATCTTTAATACTGAGGAAATAAAGCAACAGCTTGAATCTAAAGGAATCAAAGTTCTAAACATGACTACCAATTCGATAGCGGGTATAAATGCAAAAATAAAAATCATGAATAAGGACATGGACAGTGAAAGCTCTTTTGTAAAAACCGATATGAAGGCTGGTCTTTTGTCCTTGAGTATAGGCCCCGACAATATAAAAGAATTTGTAAATTTGCTTTCCGAGGACGACAGGGAATATATAGAACTTTTAATGGCTCCGGCCATAACGGGAGAACCTATAGGAACTGCGGAATATGAAGAGCTTATTAAGGCTGCTTATGGAGACAAGCTGGCCTCCGATTTAAAAAAATCGAAGTTCCATGTTTCTATTACCTGTCCTAAAAAAATTAAAAGCATCAAGATTACGCCTTTCGGTTATTCTTCTAAAGACGGAAATAAGGGAACCGTGGATATTCCCCTTTCCGAATTGCTTTGTGTAAGAGACCCCATCTTCGTTGAGGTTAAATTCTAAGTCAAGGTTAAATTCTAAATTTTTTGGAGGAGTTTATGTATTTCGATTATTATTATTTGGTTTTGGTTGTTCCGACCTTGCTGTTATCCTTGTATGCCCAATTTAAGGTAAAGTCTGCCTTTTCAAAATATTCCCAAGTGCAAACCATTAGGAAGATTTCGGGGAAAGAAGCTGCTGCCCTCCTGCTTAGATCAAATTCTATTTCTGATGTAAGTATCCAAAGGATTGGGGGAAGTTTAAGCGACCACTACGACCCATCTCGCAAGGTTTTACGCCTTTCTGAACCTGTATACGATAAGACCTCGATAGCAGCCGTAGGAGTCGCTGCCCATGAAACAGGCCACGCCATTCAGGATAAGGAAAAATACGCACCCTTGGTCTTACGCAGTACCTTGGTTCCGGTTGCAAACATAGGTTCAAGTGCAGGCCCCTATTTAGCTCTTGCAGGTATTATCTTTAGAATGAATTTACTCCTCAACATAGGCATTATCCTTTTTGCCTGTGCCGTTTTATTCTATCTTGTAACCCTTCCTGTTGAAATCGACGCTTCAAGGCGTGCCTTAAAAGTATTGGAACACAATGCCGTTTTAAGCCAAGAAGAACTGAAGGGAGCAAAAAAAGTTTTGTCGGCTGCAGCCCTAACATATGTTGCATCAGCCCTTACAGCTATGGCGAACTTATTGCGCTTAATTTTAATTTCACAGGATAGAAGATAAGCTTAATTCTTTTGAATAAGAGAAAAATAGATAGGCCCTGCTCCATCCGCCTTATCGGGAAGAAAGCGGAATCCGTATCTTGTCTTTTCGGGGGAAATGAGGCCAAGGCTATCGAGCTTGTCTTCAAGCCTTACTCTTTCTTTATACTTTTTTATGAGCTTTTCGATTAAAGAATCGTTTTCTTCATCGGCGAGGGCACAGGTCGAATAAACTAAAAAGCCCTTAGGTTTAAGGAGCAAAAAGGCCGCAGATAAAAGAGCCCACTGTCTTTGGCTTAAATTTTTTATGCGGGCTTCTGTCCACTGTTTAAGGTATTTTTCGTTTTGGAGCACATGCCTCTCGGAAGAGCAGGGGGCATCCAGTAAAATTCTATCATAAAGTTCTTGGCCGTATCGGGGCATTCGGGAAGCATCATAGGAAGAAACCCTTATCCGTTTTCGAGTTTCTTCGCTTAAATGTTTATCAAGAACTCTTATAAGCCTGTTCCGCCTATCGGCAGAAAGTTCGTTTGCCTGTATTTCGGCATTTTCTCTAATCCTGCTTAAAAGGACTAGGGTTTTCCCTCCGGGGGCGGCACACATGTCGAGGCAGCTTCCTTCTTCAAGGGCGGGCATGGCTCTTGCCGCCTGAATGCTTGCATAATCCAAATAGTAGTTTTGTATGAGGTTTTCGCTGTAGGCTTCAGGTTTCCTTTCTTCTAAAAGAGCGGCTTTTAAGCTCTGCCATCTTTCCCCAAAAATCGAAAGATAATAGCTTTCAAAGCCCTCAGCTCCGCTTAATTTTTGCTTTTTCATAGCCGCTTATTCTAAGAAGTTTTTCCGATAAATCAATCTATAGATCAAACTATTTCAAACTCAGGATGCTTTGCGTAAAAGTCCTCAGGGATAATATCCATTAAGATTATATCGTGCATTTTACGGTTACGGATTAGAGCTCCTCTTCTTGCTCCTATTTTTTTAAAGCCAACCTTTTCGTAAGCCTTAATAGCTCTTTCATTATAAGAATATACATTTAAGGTTATATTGTGTAGGTTTAGTTTTTGATAGGCATAGTTTATGAGAAGGCACATAGCCTCGGTACCGTACCCCTTTGACCAGTAGGCCTTATTACCTATAAAGATGCCGAGCTCAGCCGTTCTATTCATATGATTGATACTCATAAGCCCCATACTTCCTATAAGCTCATCGGTCTCTGAATCTACTATTGCGTAATTATGTTCTTTTGAAATCCTATCGATTATAATGCGCTCGGCTTCAAGGCTTATACTCGAAGAAGCAAAGTTAAGATATTCGGACACTTCCTGATCGTTTGCCCAGACAGCATATTTTTCCGCATCTTCAATCCTCATTGGGGCAAGATAACATTTTTTTCCGATAAGTTTTTTGATGTACATAATTTCTCCAATTTTTTGAAGGGAACCTCTAAAAACCTCAGTTTTTAGAGGTTTACCTTAGATTTAACTTGCGATGTTTTTTGTAAGTCATTGATATATAAGGACTTACAAAAAACTCGTCGGGCATCTCTAAAAATCTAACAAAGTTTTTAGAGATGCCCTGAATTATATTTGAAAAAAGTAGAGTTGTCAATAGAATTTGTTTTATGTGTTTTATGCCTACTATTATGTTATACTGTTTTTATGAGTACTACAAGAAAAACGCACTATTAAAGATTGGCTGATTGATAAATAAACCGCAGAGAGAGTTGAGCTTCCGCACAACTTAGTAAATAATGCAAAGAAATTTGAGGATGCCGTAGTATTACTATCTTTAAATTTCTCTTGTGCTCTTTGCGTCCGCCGCGGTTTATTTAATTGACATTTGAATCTAGTGTTTGACCTTTGTCTTATTTTATTCCGGAATTTTTAAAATGTTTTCCTAATATTTTGGAGCCTATAAGAACTCCTGCAAAGCCCAAAACAAATGTCGCAATTAGGATGATGACTCCGAGGTATCCTGCGCTTGCTGCAATGCTTTGTTCCACCTGAGCTTCATTCATCTGCATTCTTTCAAAGCAGAATTTTTTATAATGCTCTACAAAGAAAAGGACCGGAATAACGCCTCCTGAAGCACTTCCCAAGCATATAAAGCCGCTTGCAATGGCTATCGTATACTTGTTCTTATACTTTGAGGTATTGGCTGCTATGTCGCCCAGCAAGGCTCCGATAAACATACCTATCAACCATGGAAGATATCCCATTCCCAAAATCAAAACAATCATAATGAGCAAGAGCTGGCTGATCGTAAAGACACCGAATTTGGGAACCTTGATAGCCAGAAACAAATAAATTGTTCCGACGACAAGCCCGGTGATAGCAGGTGAAAAGGCATGTAAAAAGGGATTTATTGCCGCAGTAACAAAACCTATGACCATAAAGACCGCAATATAAACTACGGTCATTATTCCGATAAAAACAAAATCCTTTGTTTTAAATTTGTTTGACTTTTCCATAAAGTCCTCCATAATCTATAAATATGTGGAAAAAATACTTTCCAATTTTTTATCGTTTTTTTCAAGCCTCGAATCTAAGGCTATTTTTTTATCCTTTAAAAGAATCAGCCTGTTGCATATCTTCGAGATAAATTCAAAATCATGGGTTATTATAAGCACTGCCGAAGTCTCGGCTATCTCTTCGATAAGTTCTCCTACCCTGACCATGTTTCCGTAATCCAAGCCGCTTGTCGGTTCATCGAGAATTGTAAGCGGACAGCCTCTAACATAGGTCGCAGCAATTATAAGCCTCTGTTTTTGTCCCATCGAAAGAGAAAAGGGATGCTCATCTTTATAATCGTAAAGGTTGAGCTTCTTTAAAGCTTTTTCTATTTTTTCGTTTATGTTTTCAAGCTGTTTGTTTCCTATCAAAAGCTCGGAAAAAACATCGGCACCGAAAAGCTGATATTCAACATCTTGAAGAACAAAATTTGTGCGGCTCACTCTTTCCTTTTCGTTTAAAATTTTTTCTCCGAATTTAATGCTTCCGGCAGATTGGCGGTAAATACCCGATATGATTTTTGCGAGAGTTGTTTTTCCCGCTCCGTTTTTTCCGGTAAGGGCGGCAATGTCGTTTTTGTAAAGGTCTAAGTTAACCGAGTTTAAAATTTCGGTTCCGTCCTTAAACGAAAACGAAATATCCGAAAGGCTGCATATTTTTTCGGCTTCCGTATCGGAGTTAAATTTATTAGGTTCATGGCCGATGGGTTCCGCTTCATTTTCATTTGTAAAAAGATGTAAACTTCTTAAGCCTTTAGAATTTAACTCCGTATTTGTAAGGACTAAAAATTCATCTCGGCTATATTCGCTTTGTATACTTCCTTCATTTATATAGATAACTCTGTCAAAAAGATCTTTTAGATAATGAAGGCGGTGCTCCGCTATGATTATAGTAAAGCCTCTTTGTTTTAAAATTTTTAAAATATCTGCCAAAATGAGGATAGAGTTAAAATCCAGATTGGACGAGGGTTCATCAAGGACTATAATCTTAGGTCTCAAGGTTAAAATCGAGGCAATAGCTATTTTTTGTTTTTGTCCGTTCGAGAGGCTCTCAAGTTTTTCGGTTAAAAGATTTTCGATATGTAAAATGGAACAAACTTCGGCAATCCTTTCTATAATTTCATCGCGGGAAATTCCGTAGTTTTCGCAAGGAAAGCTGAGTTCCGAAATTACGTCATCTGTAAAAAACTGACTCTTAGGAGACTGAAAAACCGAGCCTATATCTTTTGAAATTTCATCTATGCTGAAATTCGAAACATCTTTTTCATTGATAAAAACGGAACCTGAAAATTCCCCTTCGTAAAACCGCGGAATAAGGCCGTTGATGCATTTTGTCAGTGTAGATTTTCCGCAGCCGCTTATGCCCGTAACAAGTAAGAATTCTCCCTTTTTGATACTAAGAGAAGTCTTTTTTAAATTTGCTCTTCCGTCTTTTGAGGATTCATATATAAAAGAAACATCTTTTAATTCTACTGCCGTATTCATTTTATCGTCCTTTAAAAGAGCCTCATAAATACGGAATCGAAGTCGAATATGATTGCGGCACCGACAACAAAAATGGATGATAGGGCAAAGACATAATCTATTATTCCGAATTTGATTTTAAAAAGCTCTGCTGAAGTTTTTGGGGATTCAGCTCCTTTTACGAGGGCTGCAGCAGTCATGTCGTCTGCAAGCGAGGTTGCTCTAAAAAGAACCGGAACGAGGGCGTACTCCAGACTTTGAATCGGATGAAAAAAGATATTTTTTGTTACTATTTCGATTCCTCTCATTTTCATGCTGTTTGTGATTATGGTCATTTCTTTTTTTATGGTAGGCAAAAAACGTACTGCAACCGTAAAGCCGAGCATTATTCCCTTGGGGAGCTTCATTTTGTTTAGAGAGCTTACGAGACTTTTTGTATCCACCTTGTTAAAAATTACCATTGCAGCCATAAGGAATGGTAAAAATTTTTGTACACCCATGGCAATAAGAGAAACGGAGTTAATCAAAAACTGTATGGGAAGGCCGGACAGGGCTTTTATCCCAAAAGGAAGAGCGAGCGCTAAAAAGAATATGAAGATATATTTTGCTGCCTTTTTGTACATCTTAAAAAGGCATACAATGCCCAAAGACACCAAAAAAATAAAAATATTTGCAGAAATAGACGAAGAAACCGTAGTTATGAGTGAAAGCATAATGTTCAAAAACACTATTGTTCTCGGATCCAAGATAGTCCGTTTTTTTGAAGTGTAGGCTCTTATTTGCTCTGCCAGAGCTGTAAACTCGTTTGATTTTTCGGTATAAAAGATTCCGCTTTTTATTTCCGAATTTAAGCATACCGTATTGTTAGACATGGGCGACATATTAACCGAAAATTACAACTTTGTCAATATATTTTTTCGTCGTCTTAGCCTTGACTATTTTTTTTATTTTCGATATAATGAACCCTAAATTTTATTATATCGCACCGATAGGAAATGGTGCAGAAGGAGAATCGTTGGCTGAAGTAAAAGGTTTGCGGATAAATGATCAAATCCGCGTGAGAGAGGTTAGGTTAATCGGGGTTAATGGAGAACAAGCTGGTATTGTTCCCACTATTGAGGCTGTAAAAATGGCCGCAGAAGCCGGACTTGACCTTGTTGAAGTTGCGCCTACCGCGAAGCCTCCGGTTTGCAAAATAATAGATTACGGTAAATATCGATTTCAAATGGAGAAAAAGCTCCGTGACTCCAAGAAAAATCAAAAGCAGCAGATGATGAGAGAAATCAGAATGCAGCCTAAGATACACGACCATGATCTTGAGTTTAAATCCTCGCATATTAAAAAATTTCTTGACGGCGGCGATAAAGTAAAGGTAACCGTGCGTTTTTGGGGACGCGAACTTGCTCATACTGAGCTCGGTTATGAAGTTTTAAACAAGGTTTTGGAAAAACTGGGGGGTGAAGAAGCCTATACCCTCGAGAAAAAACCTGCTATGGAAGGACGGACAATGTCTATGACATTGAGTCCCAAACAAAAAAAATAAGCTTATAATAAATTTGGAGGTACTTATGCCTAAGATGAAGAGTAAAAGAGCTGCTAAAAAAAGATTTTCTCTTACTGCAAGCGGTAAGGTAAAATACAAGCAGATGAACAAGGGTCATATTATGACTAAAAAATCTCAAAAACGGGTACGCCGTCTTAAGAAATCGGCCATTCTTTCAGAGGCTGACAGCATGAAGATGCGCAAGCAGCTATTACCCTACGGTTAATTTATTTGAAATAGAAGTCAGGAGTTTATAATGTCAAGATCAACAAGCAGTGATAGAAGAATTACAAGAAGAAAAGCTATATTAAAGCAAGCCAAGGGTTTTAGAGGCCGCCGCGGTACCAACTTTAAGGCTGCCCGCGATGCAGTTCGAAAGGCCTTGCTTCACAGCTATGTAGGACGAAAAGATAAAAAAAGCGATATGAGGCAGATATGGATTACCCGTATCAATGCAGCCGTTAGAGCTGAGGGTATTACCTATTCACGCTTTATTGCCGGAATGAACAAGGCCGGAATCCAATTAAACAGGAAGGCCCTTTCAAACATGGCTATCGAAGATCCTACCGCTTTTAAGGCTGTCGTGGAAGCTTCAAAAAAAGCCTTAGGAGTCTGATATGCTCAATCTCGATCAGGTAAGACTCCTTGAAAACAAGGTAGAAAGGGCTGTGCAGATGATAAAAAGCCTTCATACCGAAAAAGATGCTCTAAAAAAGGAAATTGAAGCTAGAGATAGACGAATTTCCGAATTGGAGAAGCTTATAGTAACGTTTAAGGATGACCAATCTAAGATCGAGGAAGGAATAATCAACGCACTTAATCAATTAAGTGCGTTTGAGGATGCCTCTTATACAAAAAAACATGAAACGAGGCCTTCTGCCTCTGAATTGGAAACCGCAGCCCCTGTTTCAAGCGGAACTAAACCGGAGTCTTTTTCTGCACCTTCTCCTAAAACCTCTTCACAACAGGCTCCCGCTGCAGATCCTGTTTCGGAAGAACCCGTTTCCGGTAATCTTCAAAAAGACCTTGATGATGTACTGGGTCAATCCTCCGATACAAGTAAACAGATGGATATATTTTAGGTAAAATGAGCAAAGGACAATTAAATATAGACGTATTGGGAACTTCCTTTGCCATTCAAGCCAATGAAACCGATGAATATCTAAATCAAATTTATAATCACTATCTAAATGTTTTGGACCAAGTGAGGCAGACTTCTAAGGTTTCCGACCCTTTAAAACTTGCCATTCTTACAGGTATTTTGGTTACCGATGAGCTATACAAGGAAGAATTTTCAGGGCAAGATTCACAAGAGCTT is a window from the Treponema denticola genome containing:
- a CDS encoding cell division protein ZapB is translated as MLNLDQVRLLENKVERAVQMIKSLHTEKDALKKEIEARDRRISELEKLIVTFKDDQSKIEEGIINALNQLSAFEDASYTKKHETRPSASELETAAPVSSGTKPESFSAPSPKTSSQQAPAADPVSEEPVSGNLQKDLDDVLGQSSDTSKQMDIF
- the infC gene encoding translation initiation factor IF-3 translates to MNPKFYYIAPIGNGAEGESLAEVKGLRINDQIRVREVRLIGVNGEQAGIVPTIEAVKMAAEAGLDLVEVAPTAKPPVCKIIDYGKYRFQMEKKLRDSKKNQKQQMMREIRMQPKIHDHDLEFKSSHIKKFLDGGDKVKVTVRFWGRELAHTELGYEVLNKVLEKLGGEEAYTLEKKPAMEGRTMSMTLSPKQKK
- the zapA gene encoding cell division protein ZapA — protein: MSKGQLNIDVLGTSFAIQANETDEYLNQIYNHYLNVLDQVRQTSKVSDPLKLAILTGILVTDELYKEEFSGQDSQELIQKACDIEKSAMRMIEKINEVI
- the rplT gene encoding 50S ribosomal protein L20 translates to MSRSTSSDRRITRRKAILKQAKGFRGRRGTNFKAARDAVRKALLHSYVGRKDKKSDMRQIWITRINAAVRAEGITYSRFIAGMNKAGIQLNRKALSNMAIEDPTAFKAVVEASKKALGV
- the rpmI gene encoding 50S ribosomal protein L35, with product MPKMKSKRAAKKRFSLTASGKVKYKQMNKGHIMTKKSQKRVRRLKKSAILSEADSMKMRKQLLPYG
- a CDS encoding energy-coupling factor transporter transmembrane component T; protein product: MSPMSNNTVCLNSEIKSGIFYTEKSNEFTALAEQIRAYTSKKRTILDPRTIVFLNIMLSLITTVSSSISANIFIFLVSLGIVCLFKMYKKAAKYIFIFFLALALPFGIKALSGLPIQFLINSVSLIAMGVQKFLPFLMAAMVIFNKVDTKSLVSSLNKMKLPKGIMLGFTVAVRFLPTIKKEMTIITNSMKMRGIEIVTKNIFFHPIQSLEYALVPVLFRATSLADDMTAAALVKGAESPKTSAELFKIKFGIIDYVFALSSIFVVGAAIIFDFDSVFMRLF